From the Roseofilum reptotaenium CS-1145 genome, the window CTTCAGTCTGTTTGCGTTCGGTAATATCTCGCTGGATAGAAATCCAGTGAGTATATTCGTGGTTCTTGTTGGCAACGGGAACGACGCTAAACTCCACCCAAAACTCCGAGCCATCTTTACGATAGTTCATCAATTCTATGGTTAATGGTTGCCACTGAGTAAGAGCAGTTCGCACCTGGTCGAGTTTTTGGCGGTCGGTTTTTGGCCCTTGGAGAATGCGGGGGGTTTGGCCAATCAGTTCTTCCAGGGTATAACCAGTCATCCGTGTAAACGCTTGATTGACATAGAGAATACGGGGGCCGGGGAGATCGATGGGGAAGGCTTCCGTGATTAGGACGGCATCATTGGTATTGATGACCACAGATTGAAGCAGGCGTACCTGTTCCGCTTGCCGTTTCTGTTCGGTGATATCCGCAACTACGGCAACCATGCCACTAATGCGATCATTACTATCGAGCAGGGGAGCCGCAGACAAGACGATATCAATGGGGGAACCGTCTTTTTTGAAGCGACGCAGTTCGAGGCTGGGAGGGGTGATGCCTTGCAGACAAGCTTGGCGAAGGTTGCGGTATTCTTCGACGGTTTCTTCGCAGAGGATGGGGTTGGGTTGATGGTAGACTTCGGGTTCTGTCCAACCAAACATTTTTTCGGCGGCTGGATTCCAAAGTTGTATCTTATCTTGGAGGTCAAGGGTAAAGATAGCACGAGGGGAGGCTGCAATTAGAGATTGTAGCGTGTGGTTGGTGTGCCGGAGGGCGATTTCGGTGCGTTGATGTTCGGCAATTTCTAGGCGTAGAGCGTCGTTGGTGCGGGCGAGTTCTTCGGTGCGTTGCTGTACATGTTGTTCGAGTTGGGTGTTAAGCTGTTGCAGTTGTTGATAGAGTTCTCCTTGGCGAATGGCGATCGCCACTTGAGTCGCCAGTTGCTTCATCAGTTCGATTTCGTGGGGTTGCCATTGCCTGGGTTGGCGACAGTGATGAGCAATGAGTAAGCCCCACAGATGGGGCGTTTGATCGGGGTTTTCGATATCGGTTGGCGTTTGGATAATCGGAACAACTAATTTCGCTTGGACCGCAAATTGTTGGACAAATTCGACTAAACAGGGTTCAATATCGGCCTGTTCGATATTGGCGATCGCCCGAATTTTGCCGTTCAGATAAGCTTGATGATAGTCCTTGGGAAAGACTTCTTCCGGAAAGACGGTGCCTAAAATGCAGGGATAATCGGGTAAAACGGTTTCGGTGATGGCGCACCCGGTTCCATCGGCATAAATTTGATAAATTAAGACGCGATCGCACTCTAAAAATTGCCGCACATCAGCAACCGTAGTTGCCAGGACTTCATCGAGATGCAACGATTGCCGGATATGTTGGGCAATTTCGTGAATTAACCGCTCCCGCTGTGTTTGTTGTCTCAGGCTCAGTTCCGCCCGACGGCGGCGAGCAATTTGTTGATAGACTTCGTAAGTGGCGATCGCCAGCAGCACCAGTCCACTCAGAATACTAATACCTGTCATATGCATTGATGGGAATAGGGAAT encodes:
- a CDS encoding PAS domain S-box protein, with amino-acid sequence MTGISILSGLVLLAIATYEVYQQIARRRRAELSLRQQTQRERLIHEIAQHIRQSLHLDEVLATTVADVRQFLECDRVLIYQIYADGTGCAITETVLPDYPCILGTVFPEEVFPKDYHQAYLNGKIRAIANIEQADIEPCLVEFVQQFAVQAKLVVPIIQTPTDIENPDQTPHLWGLLIAHHCRQPRQWQPHEIELMKQLATQVAIAIRQGELYQQLQQLNTQLEQHVQQRTEELARTNDALRLEIAEHQRTEIALRHTNHTLQSLIAASPRAIFTLDLQDKIQLWNPAAEKMFGWTEPEVYHQPNPILCEETVEEYRNLRQACLQGITPPSLELRRFKKDGSPIDIVLSAAPLLDSNDRISGMVAVVADITEQKRQAEQVRLLQSVVINTNDAVLITEAFPIDLPGPRILYVNQAFTRMTGYTLEELIGQTPRILQGPKTDRQKLDQVRTALTQWQPLTIELMNYRKDGSEFWVEFSVVPVANKNHEYTHWISIQRDITERKQTEDALRRSEERFRSLIENALDIITILDRQGNIDYASPSVEKVLGYSPTQLMGQNFFDVVHPDDSSKIYQQMINSLESQDMSLLMEFRAQHQDGSWRILEAVTHGDRSANENGMDTSPELRIVVNSRDITARKRLNEVKLALEQEKELHTLKTRFFSMASHEFRTPLSTALAAAQLLEQSSHLNRPEDPIKRSRNLRRIEESIKQMVHLLDDILTINRAEAGKLEFNPQTLDLPHFCRQLLEEIQFSAGHQYSLQFICAEDSAWVDLDEKLLRSILSNLLSNAIKYSPVGSDVELRLTFEQQNIIFEICDRGIGISPEDRQHLFEPFQRGHNVGNIPGTGLGLVVTQKCVELQGGSIRVDSQISVGTTLTVILPIT